The following nucleotide sequence is from Nitrospira sp..
GACGCGGTGGGCACGCTCGAGCAGGCGGCTCGTGCCGCACAGCGCGTCGTCGTGGACACGCGGCTGGCGGCCGCTGACGACGAGCGTGCCGCTCTTCACCTGGAGGAGCACGGCCTCCTGCCGCCGTCGCCCGATGCCCAGCGGGTCGTCGAGTTCCTCAGCGAGCGTCTCGGTGGCCAGGCCTGGTCGGGGTGGTCGTGGATTCAGGCGAACGTGCCGAAGCAGGAGGCGCGAGCCGCGGTTTGCAAAGCGCCCTCGCTTGCTCAGGGCGTCATCGTACGACCCGCCGATTTCGAGCGGGCTGCTGACCTCCTGCGCGAGGTTGGACTCGAGCCGGAAGGACCTGTGCTCATCGGTGACACCGACGCCCTGACCCAAGCTCCGGCTCTCCCTGGCGTCGTCGTGGGACCGAGAGAATCGGCTTGGTTCGACCGCGACGTGGCGCAGGCTCGCTTGGCCGAGCTTCGAGCGCGGCTCGACGAGCACCGTCGGCGGATTCAGTCGGCGGAACTGCAGCAGCGTGACCTCACCCGCGCGGCCGAATCGCTGCGCTCGTTTCGCGCGCGCTACCCGGTGGGCTGGTACGAGAGCACGTCGCGCGAGGTCCAGGGGGCGGCGCAGCGAGAGGAGGAGGCTCGCACACGGCTCCAGGATCTGCAGGAGGAGCGCAAGCAGAAGACCGCCGAGCGCAAGCGCGTCGAGACCGAACGGCGGGACCAAGAGCGTCACCTGGAAACCGCTCGGGACGCGGTCCGTCGCCTCAGCGCCTTCCTCGACGAACACGTCCGGCCTTCCGCGAAGTGGCGGACGGATCTCGAATCGGCGAAGACTCGGGCGAAGAAGGCGGCCGACGAGGTCAAGCAGTGGCAGGACCTTGCAGATGCCGCCGACGAGCGTGCGACGGGCGCGTCCGAAGCGGCGCAGAAGCAAGGCGAGGAGGCGCGCGTCGTCGAGACCGAGCGGTCTGCGCTCGAGTACGTCGAAGGCGAGGTGGTCGCCGAGCCGGGACCGCTCGACGAGCTTCGTGACCGATACCGCCTCCTGAGGAGCCAGTACGAGGAGAAGGTCGGGGCGGACGCTCTCTTGGCGCTGGCGAAACAAAACGACGACAACGCGAAGGAAGAGCGCGGCCGACTCGCGAAACTGCTGTCCGCCGATATCACGGAGGAGATCATCCGAGAACACCTCGCTGGCCTAGCGGAGCCGGACACAGTCGACCAACTGCGGCAGGAGACCGAGGCAAAGGCGAGCTCTCTGCAAGGCCGCATGGGCAATCTCAAGGGCCGCATCGACCCCGCCGCTGTGGCGCTCGAGCAGGCCGAGGAGGCCTGCAAGGCGTTCATCATGTTGGCCCCTCTTCAGCGGGCACCGAGCACGCCGGAGCTCGCCGAGGCCGAGGCCACGACTCTGGAGGGCGAGGCGAAGCTGCACCAGAACAGCGCGGAGTCCGAGCAGGCGCACGCGAACGCGGCGAAGCAGAACGCCGAGCAGGTCCGACAGCGGACCTCCGATGTCGAGCGGCATGCGGAACGGCTGAGGTCCTTGCGCGATGACTACGTGGACTTGATGGCGGAGGGCGTCAGCCCGCCCGGGCCCGGCCTGGCCGCGACGCTCGAAGAGTCGGTGTTGCCCTCGCGGCTGAAGAAGCTGACCGATGGGCTCCGCAAGGCGCGGGCGGACTGGCAGGCGATGGACGGCGAGCGAGGAACTGCCATCGCGGGCCTTCGAGCCTTTGCGGCGGGACCCGAGTTCGAGCGCCTCGACGCGCCCTGGGTACGGCGCCTCCAAGAACACGACGAGCCCGCGCTCGAGAGTGCAAGCGTAGAGCTCGGGGCCCAGCTCGAGCTACGTCGCAACGTGCTCGAGGAACAGATCTCGAGCGTCGATCGTCATCGAACGGTTCTGGTCGATGAGCTGCACGCCGTCGCCGAAGAGGGGATGAAGCTGCTACACCAGGCATCGAGCCTCTCCAAGCTTCCGGACCACGTGCCCGGCATTGGCGGCGCTCACTTCCTGAGGATCCAGACGCAGGAGCCCGACGACCCGAGCGAGAAGCGCGCTCGTCTGGCCGAGCTCATCGACGAGATCCTCGATGGCAAGCACGATCTCGGCGGAGTGGCGTTGGTCCAGGCCGCGGTGCGACGGCTTGCGCGGCCGGTCCAGGTTCGCGTACTGCACCCGGACCCCGCGCTCGACCGGCGAACCGTGAGCATCCCCGAGATGGCCCGCTCGAGCGGCGGCGAGCAGCTCACGGGGGCCATCCTCCTGTACTGCACGCTCGCCCGCGTGCGAAGTCGCTCACGCGGCCTGTCCAGGCGCGCCTCGAGCGTCCTGATTCTCGACAACCCGATCGGCCGCGCGTCGCGGGTTCGCTTCCTCGAGCTTCAGCGTGATGTCGCGCGGGCGATGGGCGTGCAGCTCATCTACACGACCGGGGTCAACGATCACGAGGCCCTCCGCGCGCTTCCGAACGTGATCCGCCTCCGGAACGAGCGCGTCGACCGCAACAGCGGTCGTCGCCTGGTCGAGCACGCTCCGGACGAGGCTCGCGTCATCGAGGCTGTTCGCATCGGACGCAGGGAGAACGCCCCGGCCGCCGCTCCGGATGACGTGGAGCAGTGATGATGGGTCCCGAGATCGATGAGCACCGGCTCGATCAGTTCGAACGCGGCCTCCTCGCCGGCACATCCGTTCGCGTCGGCGCCCAGGATCTCTGGCGCACCTTGGCGAAGGTCTTTCCTCACAGAACGCCCGGGCCCGCAGAGCGTCGGCTGTTGCTCGACGCGCTCAGGTCCATCGAGGTGCGTGGAGGCATTCGGCTCCCACCAGAACGTGGTAACCGATGGGATCGGTCGATGGATCCGGCTGTTCCGACCAGCGTGGACATCGTTCGCGATCAAACCGCACCGGCAGCGTTTCCGTGGCGGACGTTTCCCTGGCACCAAAAGCTTCACTGGGTCGTCCAATGCCGGAGCTTGTCGAATCAACAGATAGAATTTCTCCGCCGCGTTCACGAGGGCTTCGTGAAGGGGATGTTCCGTGAGGCCGCCCCGCTGAAGTACCGGTCGCTGCAGTTGACCGGCGATGAGAAGGCGCTCGCATCGCTCACGACCACGTCCCTGTTTGGGCCCGGACGCTTGACGCTCGCTATGCTGGCCTGCCTGCCCGACGCGCTTCCACTTGCATGGGAGGCAGTCGGCGACGGTGGCCGTATGGTGATCTTTGAGAACGCCGGCCCCTTTAACGTTGCGCGGCGAGTCCTAGCTGAGATAGCAGCTAGGCCGTATGACATAATCGCGTACGGCGGCGGACGGAGCGTCCTCGCGGCGCTCGGACATATCAAGACGATAGAGCGCGGTGTTGAGTCCATTCACTACGTGGGCGACCTTGACCACGCCGGACTCGACATCGCGTGGGCGACCCGAAATTGCGCGCGAGATCTCGGGCTGCCCGCAGTCCTACCGGCCACCGAACTTCATCGACAAATGCTTGCTGGAGCGGAAGCCTTTGGGCTTCCCCAGGGGTGGCCATCAATAGAACGCTTCTCGGAGGGCGATCGGCAGAGAATCCTCGAGGTCATCGCCCCGTCGTTGCGAAGCCAGGTCACGGCCGTACTACGGGCTGGGTGCCGTATCCCTGAGGAGATCCTTGGCCCGGACGAATGCCGTCGGGCATGGGTGGTCCTCTCTTGAGCAACTGTCCGATCATGCCACATAGGTCCATAATGGAGAGGATGCAAGGATCAGGCGGTTACAACCTGGACAGTGCTGCAGCCGCTGCCGACCGGGGTAACCTCCACCTTTACTGCGATTCGTTCTTTCATCTCCTCGACATGGCTAATCACACCGACTTGCCGACCAGTGGCTTGTAGTTGTTCCAGGACAGAGACGGCCATCGCAAGGCTATTGCTATCCAGTGCACCGAAGCCTTCGTCGATAAACAAGCTGTCAACCTTAATCCCTCGATTTGACGACATGCTGGCGAGTCCGAGTGCTAGGGAAAGGCTAACTAGAAATCTTTCGCCGCCGGAAAGATTGTGAACCCCGCGGATCTCATCAGCCATGTTGCGATCGATGACCTGTAATACGAGATCGCTGCCCGGTGCTCGTTGTAGCTCATACCGGGGGTGAAGATTGACTAGGTGCCGGTTTGCCAAACGAATGAGATGATTTAGTGTCAGTGATTGAGCGAATCGACGAAATTTGGTGCCGTCAGCTGAACCGATAAGATCGTCAAGCTGTCCCCATACACGTGCCTGCTGTTGTCGCTCATGAAGAGCTGCTTGGATTTCTGCCGTTCGTGAACGCGCTTGGTCATCACTCAGGACAACCGAGCTGGCTTCGATATATGCCTCTGATGCTGTGATGCGCTGCGTCTCTATCTCCTTAAGGGCCGTGGCGATTTCTTCACGAGTTTGTGAAGGGCGATCAGTGGCTTCGTGCTCTTTTGCAGACTGTTGTCTCTCAGCGAGGGTTGCCCGTGCGGTCGCCACGGCCTCCCGAAGGCGGTCGAGGCGCATTTGCTCAGCATCAACCCATGCCTCGCCTTTGGTGATTGCGGATTCAGCTTGCGGCCGACTGATTTCACAAGACTGGAGCCTTTCTGTGAGCAATGCCTCTGCGAATTCATGGTCGGTTTGTGCCGCGTCAAAGGCATTGCGAGCGGCTAGAGCATTCGACGAGTTTCCAGCGGCAACTTGCTCAGCCATGGACTTCTTATGCTCAGCTTCGCTCCAGGCTTTGTCGGCGGTTTCCGATCGCTTTCTGTATTCAGTTCGAACTTCGCCGACTGGCCGTCCGTTAATAATCTGGATGCGCTCGCCATTGTGTTTGCTGAGCTCGTCCTTCTTATCTGCGTGTCGTTTCTTGGTTTCCTCGATGGCGGTCTCCAAAGCTTTGAGTGTTACCCGCTTTCCCTCCAGATCAACTTCAAGACGGGAAATATCGGCAGCGGTTGTCTCAAGCCTGCTACGACATTCGCGCCAGTCGTTGACCAGACTGCTACAGATTTCTAGGAAAGCCTCGCTGCTGGCGGTAACTTGGTGTTGCCAGTTGGGGAACACCGGGGCGAGCGCTGTATCGAGTCGGGAATCGAGAGAAGCTAGAGTCTGCTCCTTTCCCTGAAGAGTTACTTGTAGCATCCCCACTGTACTGGCTTTACCATGTTCTTCATTCGTGAGCTTTACAATGTCCGCATTCGCATCCAAAAGGCGAGCGCGAACGTTCTCTATCATCGGAGATCGTTCGGATTTGAGTTTCAGCGTCGGATGCACGCTGAATAGTCTCCTTGGCATCGCTTAGCATCTTTCCCACTGTCATTCGAAAGGAGCTGACAATCTCTACACTTTCTGCACCAATGGCTTCCTTGGGGAAAGTGGGGGCGGATACTCCTATCTCCCCACAATGGATCGATACAGAAGCAACTGATGTCTCCCATTTGGCGAAGGCAATCTGCAATTCAGATTCTTGGCTCCCTCTGCGCTGCAGGACTCCTTCCAGTGCATCCTTTGCCGCAGCAATCTGTGTCTGTGCGCGGGCACGGTTAGTCTGAGAGAAGGAGACTTTTTCTTCCAGCTCGGCGACGCGTGTATGGTCGGCCAGTACTCGAGCCTTAAGTAATCGATCAACGTCGGAGATAGGGTGTTCCGTTGCTCCGCAGACCGGACATGGTTGTCCTTCTTCCAGCTTGAGCCGAAGATGCTCCGCTGCCTCCGTTCCCGCTGCCTTGGAAAGATCCAGGCTATGCCGGGCTTCTTCTAACCGTGCCATGTCCGTGGGTAACTCGGCGTCTACCTTGACTATGACGCCGGAAGCCCTTTGGATGAGGGTTTCCTGTTTGCTTGCTTCATCGTTTGCCGCAATGATGGCTCCATAGGCCTTCTGAGCATCTTCTGTAGCTTCCACAGCATCATCCAGCGCAGCCTGAACTTGCATGAGCGCATCGCGTCTGGCACCAGCCGCAACGGCATTTATCGTGTCAGCAATTTGCCGCAGGGTGGCAATTTGCTCGTCTAGTTTACGGTCTTGTTCCTGGAGGGCCGCGACGACACTTTCCTTATCCTGCCGACACGTTCTGGCAACATCCACTTCGCGAACCAGTTGCTCAATCCTTGCTCTGGTTGATGCAACATCAGTTGTCAGGTTCAGTCGATCGGATAGATCCTTCTCAACATCTCTCATTCGTACCGAAAGTGTCTCAACTGATTTGTGTTCTTCGAGCCAACGGCCGTCACTCTCACGCTGATCTCGTGTCGCCTTGAGTGTACGCTCGACATTTGTAACGGCATCGCGCGCCGTATCTCTATCCTTAGCGCCCCTTTCGAGGAGATCTGTTAGATTGGTCAAGTCACCTTTGGCTGATTCAATCAGGGCGTCGAGCCGTTGCGCTTTGTCCAGTTCAGGGCCTATCGCATCATAGGCTGCTCGGTCTTTGTCGCGTGTCTCCTTAGCAAGGTTGCTTGTCGAAACTGCTTTATCACGCTCCTCTAGAGCCTTACGTTCACCTTCCTGCGCGTCGGCGAATGCTTTCTCTGCCTCTGTCAGTCGCCTTCTGGTGGCCGCTGCTGTCTCGATCTCGGCACGCAGGGAAAGTGCTGTTTTTGTGATAGCGAGGGTGCCGCGGTCACTTTCGGCATCGTGATCTAGCGCCAAGGCCTGCGTCAGCGCCGCATTCCCTTCCGCAATACGTGCATCGATGCGAGATTTATTCTCGTGCCAACCCTCCCATTTGGTGAGAGTCACTCGTGCTGTCTCGATTCGGTCTTGTTCAGCCTTAGCTTCCTGGAGGCGTTCCTCAGCTGCAGTTCTGGCCTCATCTCCAAGCGGCTGATGTTCGCCGAGTTGAGTTTCGAGGTCTCGTAGCGCCTCCCGCTCCTGTTTGGCTCGGACAAATGCCGCTCGTGAGATATCAGAATAAATCTGGGTCCCCGTGATCCTTTCGAGGAGCTCAGCCCGGTCTTTTGAGCCGGCCTTTATGAAAGTGTCAAAGTCGCCCTGGGCTAGAAGGACTGATCGCCGAAATTGATCGAAGCTGAGCCCGATGCGCTTTTGGATCTGCAGAAGGGTATCAGTCTTCTTGTCACCGATAATTGCCCTGGACTTGATGTCTGTAAGCGTGATCTTCTGATTTTGAAGTTTCCCATCGGCTTTGCCGCGCGCACGATTCACCTCCCAGCGAGAGCGATACCGCTGCCCATCCTGTGCGACAAAGTCCACCTCTGCATAGCCGGCGCTGGCGCCATGACGAAGAATACCGCGTACGTCATCGTATTTGATCTGTTGCGAACTATCGCCCTCGATCCGTCCGATTAATGCGCCACTTTCAGCGGTATCCATGCGAGGGAGACGATCAAAGAGGGCAAGGCAGAGCGCATCCAGCAAAGTCGTCTTTCCGGCCCCGGTAGGCCCAGTAATCACGAAGATACCAGAGCTGCGAATCGGCTCTGTCTCGAAGTCGACTTCAAATGGATCGGAGAGGCTGGCGAGGTTTGCGCCTCGGATCGCAAGGATTCTCATGTTGCGCCTGTCTGATCGTCCTCTGGTGATAAGATGGCAGTCAGCACTTCCTCAAAGGCACTCGTAAGCTCCGCTGCCGGCTCAACTCCGTATTCCTCGACATGTCGACGAGCAAACACATGGGCCGGCTCTAGCGCGTCTAGCTCTGTATCTCCTTCCACGGCGTCAGCCAATGTGCCTCCTTGTCCCTCAGTCTGTCGAACGATACGCGTGAGTCGGACTGGCTTCCCCTCCAATGCGGCTTCAATTCGTGGACGGAGCTCTGGCTCAGCTCCATCAAGCCGAACCGCGACCTCGAGAAATGGCCGGCGATCCAGGCCGGGATCGTCGACCTCGATGTGGCGCAATTCATCCTCGACTTGGTCTAGGGGCGCTGCGCCGACTTGTGGAACGCGAAGGAAGGCGACGGGTCTCGGCGTCCGCACCAAATCTATTGTGATGCCAGCGGTCGCATCAAGGTCGATCACTACAACACTGTGCTGATAATCTTTCTCGGCGACTGACATGGGGAAAGGCGATCCGGCATAGCGGATGACAGTTTGGCCTGAGACAAGCTGTGGTTTGTGGAGATGGCCTAAAGCTACATAGGAGACACTTGATGGGAAAAGATCAGAGGAAACCGCCTCCTCGCCTCCTATGACGATTCGTCGTTCACTCAGTTCCGATACTGCTCCGCCGCTCATATGTAAGTGGCCCGTAACGATCAATGGGAGGCCTACACACATAGCGTGCCCAGCCTCAATAACTTGCTGGTAGAGAGCGTGAAGGGGGTGTTCACCACTGGCTACTGCGGGAAGATCTCCAGGGCGTAGGTAAGGGACCGCAGCACACACCGCGCGAGGAGTTCCGGTCACATCCCGAAGTGCAATCAGTGTCTGGGCTGCAATCGGTTGACCATTATGCCGCGGCATTCCCCCGATGAAATGGACTCGGCTCGTATCGAGAAGATGTTTCGGCAGCTCAAGTCGTGCGGCCGAGTCATGATTACCGCCGATGAGCACTATTTGGAGATGCGGACTTTCCGTTATGGCTCTCCTTAAGAACTGATAGAGGCGTTGCTGAGCGGGGATAGGTGGATTAACCGTGTCGTAAATGTCGCCCGTGAGGATGAGTGCGTCAGCGTTTTGTTCGACCAGTTGGTTGGCTAGCCAGTCGAGAAATGAGTCATGTTCGACCCCACGAGCGAATCCATGGAGTTCCTGGCCAAGATGCCAATCAGAAGTATGAATGACCCGCATATTGGTTCTTCTCGATGGCCATGCTCCCGGAAGCACTTTTTACTGAACAGTGACGGCTGGATTCAAAATCTCATTACACAGGCGTTCGAGGCTTGGCGAGCTTTTGCCTGATTCCCACGCTTGGGCAAGACAAAACCCGATATGCAGTGTATTTTTCCGAAGTCCACCAGCATGGCCGTACTGCTTGTCAGCTTTTGCTTGAAAGGCACTCCAGTCAGCTGCACCAATTTCTGCTCTAATAAGAGCGCCGATATTTGATCGCCACATGACAAACCCAGGGCCCCACAAGCTGGTTGTGGGTAATGGGTTTTCGTTTGCCTTGCCTAGAAGCGCAAGCAGGGCTTTGTTATCTTTCTCATGTTTCGCCCTTTTACCTGGGTCCTGCTCATCGGCATCTGAATCAAAGACAACGAAAGTTGGAATGCCGATATGCTTGGCAATCACCAAGGGGCGTAACATCTCGCTCTTGCCATTCACGGGGACAATATGACAACCGCTGCGGCGGTACTGGTCCCATTTATTGAGGAGATGAAGATAGGAACTCAGATAAGCAACATCTTCAAGACCTTCGACCAATACGAGACGGGAGGTAAAAAACATCTCATTGAGTGAAGGCTGTAATGCTTGGTGAATTTTTGCCAGAACACCCTGAGGTTTGCTGGGCGCTTCTCCCGTGGCGAGGCGTAAGCTCCCCGTAAATGCAGACACTCAGTAAGGAGAACTTTCTGGCTTCTGACGTTGACCCCATTCCGAGACAGCTCTTAAGGAGAGCAGACGACTTTTTCGGTGTCCTGTTCTTCCTGACGTTGCCTGACGAACTCGCTTGGCGTCAGGTGCCCAAGTGAGCTGTGGGGACGGCGGGTATTATAGTCCACGCGCCAGGCTTCGATGATCGCCTGGGCCTCAGCCAGCGAGGCGAACTGATGTACATTCAAACACTCATCCCGCAGCCGTCCGTTGAATGATTCAATGAAGGCATTTTCGACGGGTTTCCCCGGTCGAATGAAGTCGAGCTGCACGCCCCGTCGATACGCCCACTCCTCGAGCGCACGGGACTGGAATTCCGTCCCATGATCGACCGTGATGGAGCGAGGCCGCTGGCCCTCTCCCAGGACGCGATCCAGTACCTGACTCACCAGCGCTCCAGACATCCGAAATCCGGCCTCTAGGACAGGACTAGAGCGACTCCAGTTATCAACGACGGTCAGAATCCGATAGGGCCGACCTTCACTCAAGGTATCATGCACGAAATCCATACTCCACCGTTCCGACGGGCCGACCGGCACGGGAGCTGGCCCACGATGCAGGGCGATATGCTTTCGTCGGCGCACCCGCATGCGCAACTGGAGCCCCTCTAAGCGATACCAGCGCCGGACCCGCTTCCGGTTGACCGCCCAACCTTCCCGCCGCAGTAAGACCCAGATGCGCAGATAGCCAAACCGAGGCCGCGCATGCGCCAGATCGCGAATGCGCAGCCGCAGGGCGGTCTGATCCTTGGCCTGACTCTTCCGATACCACGACGCGCGACCAAACTGCGCCAACCGACAGGCCCGCGCACAGCTCACCTGAAACGTCCCGTGAAACCACTGGGCGAGCTCCCGACGGCGCGCGGGCCTTAGACTTTTTTTCGCAACGCCTCCGACAGCATGTGCTTATCCAGCGAGAGATCGGCCACCAGTCGTTTGAGCCGGGCATTCTCCTCTTCCACCTGCCGCAGTCGGCGCAGTTCACTCACGCCGAGATGCGCATACTTCTTTTTCCAGGCGTAGAAGGTTTGCTCGGCGATGCCGAGCTGTCGACAGACATCCCCGATGGGGGTGCCACTCTCGGCTTGCCGGATGGCATAGACGATTTGCTCTTCCGAGAATCGTGACCGCTTCATCGATCCACTCCTTTCGTCGAGGACCGCCGAAGCCGCCATTCTACTCTCGTTTTAGATTGCCGTCGTTTTTGGGGGAGACGTCAGTCGATCCAATTGTGGAGGCGGTGGCGTTCCATCACTGCCCGGGAGAGTGCATAGGAGAGACGTTTAGCCCGTTGACCGCAGTGCATGTGGCGAACGCACTGCTGCGAGAACAATCCGCGCAGGGAGGGGCGAATATGCCGTCTGAGATCGATCTCGCCTACCTAGACAAACTTCATATGACTGATCGGCTAGAGTACTGGCGAGAAGTGGCCAGCACGGTTCAGAGGGAGGGGAAGAAGGAGAGCAAACATGGCTGACCGGATTCTCTGTGTGGACGACGATCTCAACATTTTGGAGGGTTTCAAGCGCCAGCTTCGCAAAGAGTTTACGTTGGAGACGGCTGTCGGACCTGAGCAGGGTCTTCGAATGGTTACGGAACAGGGGCCCTTCGCCGTGGTGGTATCTGATCTCAGGATGCCGGGGATGAGTGGGATTGAGTTCCTTGCAAGAGTACGCAACCACGATGCCGACACCGTCCGTGTTCTACTGACGGGAAATGCCGAACTCAGAACGGCGATCGAAGCGATTAATGAAGGGCAGATCTTCCGATTCCTGACAAAGCCCTGTACGCCAGACGTTCTCGGCAAGACGCTCAGGGCCGCGCTGGTACAGCACCGTCTGATCATGGCAGAACGCGAGTTGCTGGAACAGACGCTGAGCGGGAGTATTCGAGTGCTATGCGAAATCTTAGCGTTGGTCAATCCTGAAGCCTTTGGGCGATCGTCGCGCATTACCCACTATGCGGAGTCAATGGCAAAGCATCTCCACGTGTCCGAGATCTGGACGATCAAGACGGCTGCCATGTTGTCTCAAATCGGTTGCGTTATCTTGCCTGAATCGGTCCTAAAAAAGGTGTATCGAGGAGAGATACTGACGCGCGAGGAATCGGAGCTGTTTAATCAGCATCCGTTCGTGGCGTCGGATCTAATCGCAAAGATTCCCAGGATGAAACGTGTGGCGGAGATCATTAGATACCAGGACAAATGCTATGACGGATCTGGAGTAGCAGGGGATACTCGAGAAGGGGTTAAAATCCCTATGGAGGCGAGAATTTTGAAAGTCGCCCTGGATTTCGATGCGCTCGAATCGGCCGGAAAGACAAAAACCCAGGCATTCGATGAGATCAAGAAACGTAAAGGCTGGTATGACGAGGAAATTGTTAAGGCGCTAAAGACAGCGTTTGCCCAAGAAATACAATATGAAGTGCGGACAGTGGTCATTGCAGATCTCCGCCCAGGTATGGTTTTGAATGAAGATCTGAAATCATCGGACCACGTCCTTCTGTGCGCGAGGGGGCAGGAAATAAATGCGTCTACCATTATGCGATTGACCAACTATTCAAAAACGATCGGCGTTCGGCAACCTTTCGATGTACTCGTGACCATTGGCCAGGACTCGGCCGACGTGGATTGATCAAAGCGCTTCCCCTGTTCCAGGGGCATAGCTCGCGTGAAGCAACCCAATGATCTGGAACCTATGTCATTCGTTCATTGAGGGGGACAGCAGGTCCGCAGAGTTATTCGCCGCGAGCCTAACACCGTCGAGTCCAGACCGCAAATTTACAATTGATGCTGTGATATAGGCGCATAATCGTGGCTAATCTGGCCTCCGCTCCCGAGGCGGAATCGGATTTGTTTTTTTCGTGACTCAGACGTTATTCCACACAGCAGGCTTATCCTGTATCTTCCGAATCTCGGATCCTCGGAGGGAGCAGTGAGTCGAAATAGTTCGGAGCGAAGGTGCGCCCGCATTCGTTGCAGTGCCATTCCGGTCTTGGTGGAACACTGCGTCGACCCAGAGCGTCTGGCGTGATCAATAGGCGTTCTGGCACGAGGAGAGTTCGACAGACGGGGCAGTAATGGAAGGGCGCTTCACGCCTCATCGTCCGCACTGTCCGCACTTGTAGATGGTCCGAGGACATAGCTCTCCACGCCGATATGTGCTTGGATGAGGCCTGCTGAGCCAGCTGCTTCTCGCGTTCACATTGCTCCTTCATCTTCGGGTATCGATGTCGGCCATTCGGAGGGGTATAGCGCTCCAAAGGTCTGATGAATTCCAGAAGGGTTCGTCATGCAGGTATCTGACCTCTTTGTAGGATTAATTGGCCCCTCCTGAGCTCAGTCCCGCAAGCATTATTAAGGCAGGGCTCTTTGGGATGTGTGAGCAAAAATACGATCGAGGATCCGGACCACTGTCGAGACGGAGAAGGGTTTGGACAAGATTTCCGTGGCGCCGCGTGTTAACGCCACCTTCAAATAGTCCATGGTGCCGGATGCCCCCGAAATAGCCAGTATGGGGACCTGGGGATTAGTCCGACGTAAAGCTTCAATAACCTCCAGGCCATCGCGCTCAGGCATATAGAGATCAGTGATGACTAGATCCGTTGGCGCCTTTCTGAAGGCGTTCACGCCTAGGCGGCCATTGGCAGCTTCCTGTACAACATACCCAGCTTCACGCAGTCCCTCACCAAGGACGGCTCTTAGAGCTCTGTCATTGTCAATAATTAGAATGGACGTCATGTCGGCAATATCCGTCATGAGGGAGGCACAGTTTGGCTCATCGTCGATTGTTGAGTTATCGTACA
It contains:
- a CDS encoding IS3 family transposase (programmed frameshift); this encodes MKRSRFSEEQIVYAIRQAESGTPIGDVCRQLGIAEQTFYAWKKKYAHLGVSELRRLRQVEEENARLKRLVADLSLDKHMLSEGVAKKSLRPARRRELAQWFHGTFQVSCARACRLAQFGRASWYRKSQAKDQTALRLRIRDLAHARPRFGYLRIWVLLRREGWAVNRKRVRRWYRLEGLQLRMRVRRRKHIALHRGPAPVPVGPSERWSMDFVHDTLSEGRPYRILTVVDNWSRSSPVLEAGFRMSGALVSQVLDRVLGEGQRPRSITVDHGTEFQSRALEEWAYRRGVQLDFIRPGKPVENAFIESFNGRLRDECLNVHQFASLAEAQAIIEAWRVDYNTRRPHSSLGHLTPSEFVRQRQEEQDTEKVVCSP
- a CDS encoding response regulator, whose product is MADRILCVDDDLNILEGFKRQLRKEFTLETAVGPEQGLRMVTEQGPFAVVVSDLRMPGMSGIEFLARVRNHDADTVRVLLTGNAELRTAIEAINEGQIFRFLTKPCTPDVLGKTLRAALVQHRLIMAERELLEQTLSGSIRVLCEILALVNPEAFGRSSRITHYAESMAKHLHVSEIWTIKTAAMLSQIGCVILPESVLKKVYRGEILTREESELFNQHPFVASDLIAKIPRMKRVAEIIRYQDKCYDGSGVAGDTREGVKIPMEARILKVALDFDALESAGKTKTQAFDEIKKRKGWYDEEIVKALKTAFAQEIQYEVRTVVIADLRPGMVLNEDLKSSDHVLLCARGQEINASTIMRLTNYSKTIGVRQPFDVLVTIGQDSADVD
- a CDS encoding exonuclease SbcCD subunit D C-terminal domain-containing protein; its protein translation is MRVIHTSDWHLGQELHGFARGVEHDSFLDWLANQLVEQNADALILTGDIYDTVNPPIPAQQRLYQFLRRAITESPHLQIVLIGGNHDSAARLELPKHLLDTSRVHFIGGMPRHNGQPIAAQTLIALRDVTGTPRAVCAAVPYLRPGDLPAVASGEHPLHALYQQVIEAGHAMCVGLPLIVTGHLHMSGGAVSELSERRIVIGGEEAVSSDLFPSSVSYVALGHLHKPQLVSGQTVIRYAGSPFPMSVAEKDYQHSVVVIDLDATAGITIDLVRTPRPVAFLRVPQVGAAPLDQVEDELRHIEVDDPGLDRRPFLEVAVRLDGAEPELRPRIEAALEGKPVRLTRIVRQTEGQGGTLADAVEGDTELDALEPAHVFARRHVEEYGVEPAAELTSAFEEVLTAILSPEDDQTGAT
- a CDS encoding response regulator; the encoded protein is MTDIADMTSILIIDNDRALRAVLGEGLREAGYVVQEAANGRLGVNAFRKAPTDLVITDLYMPERDGLEVIEALRRTNPQVPILAISGASGTMDYLKVALTRGATEILSKPFSVSTVVRILDRIFAHTSQRALP
- a CDS encoding ATP-dependent endonuclease, whose product is MSAFTGSLRLATGEAPSKPQGVLAKIHQALQPSLNEMFFTSRLVLVEGLEDVAYLSSYLHLLNKWDQYRRSGCHIVPVNGKSEMLRPLVIAKHIGIPTFVVFDSDADEQDPGKRAKHEKDNKALLALLGKANENPLPTTSLWGPGFVMWRSNIGALIRAEIGAADWSAFQAKADKQYGHAGGLRKNTLHIGFCLAQAWESGKSSPSLERLCNEILNPAVTVQ